The Sphingorhabdus lutea genome segment TAGATAATTTGGGCCAATTAAAGGCGGCATATGACAATCCGGGCCGTTATAAAATGCTGTTCCTTTATGGGCCGGATGAATCCGAAATATCCTATATCGTCAAAAAATTCCTTGCCCATATTGGAAATAATGTCGAACATATTTTGTTAAATGGCGATCAATTGCGCAGCGACCCTGCCCTATTATCCGATGAGGCCAATGCCATATCCTTATTTGGCGAAAAAAAAATCATCCACGCTGAAATAAAACGTGATGAGGCAATGACCGCCATTGAATATTATTTACAAGGTCCAGCAGGTGAGCATGTCGTTTTGGTGCAAAGCGGCAATTTGACCAAGGCCAATAAATTACGCAAATTGGTGGAAGCAGATAAATCGGTTTTATCATTGATAGTATATGAGGCCAAATCCGATGTCCTATTTGGCCGATTAAATGGCCATGCAAAATCGCTGGGTTTAATTGTAAAACCCGATTTAATCAGGGCGATATTGGCGCGGGTGAATATGAATATTCATTTGGCGATGATGGAGATGGAAAAATTATCGCTTTATCATGATGCCAGCATAGATAATCCAAAGAAATTGAGGAACAGGCAATCATCGACCTTGCAGCGGATAAGGCGGATGACGATATCGCCCCCTTAATCAATGCAGCATTAGCGGGCAGGTCAAAATTACTGTCAAAGAATTAAACAATGCCCGTGCGGTTAAAATGGAACCAGTGCGTTTATTGCGGTTAATGATGTATCGTGTGCAACAACTTATTCAAATCAGCCAAGACATGGCATCCGGCAAAAAATTTGACAATGCCACGCGCGGGATATTTTACGGGTTAAAACCCATTTTTGGAACAACAAGTTAAATTATGGCCGGCCCAGCGGCTGTTCGGGTTGAACGGGCATTTAATCGATATGGAAGAAACCG includes the following:
- a CDS encoding DNA polymerase III subunit delta, which gives rise to MAYGGGQKIDNLGQLKAAYDNPGRYKMLFLYGPDESEISYIVKKFLAHIGNNVEHILLNGDQLRSDPALLSDEANAISLFGEKKIIHAEIKRDEAMTAIEYYLQGPAGEHVVLVQSGNLTKANKLRKLVEADKSVLSLIVYEAKSDVLFGRLNGHAKSLGLIVKPDLIRAILARVNMNIHLAMMEMEKLSLYHDASIDNPKKLRNRQSSTLQRIRRMTISPP